In Ipomoea triloba cultivar NCNSP0323 chromosome 15, ASM357664v1, one genomic interval encodes:
- the LOC116007054 gene encoding protein-lysine N-methyltransferase EEF2KMT has product MAGEDSIQELELSSPPCLHFIAAFLAMEPPDIIISFARDCGGGKILERVQRFIWEHCINRTDTKPFAPYLRSFLKKLIVEIESSGEVVIDELYEKYVYYMSLKDNESVKGNARFSKTISFLFPRECWDLSSCPKSRKLEVLLHCSVNMLEGDTGCTIWPSSLFLSEFILSFPEVFTNKSCFEVGSGVGLVGICLAHIKASQVILSDGDLSTLANMRLNLESNKLTTRNDFLEHAVDSNMVQCLHLPWESAAENELLQIKPDIVLGADVIYDPLCLPHLVRVLAVLLNREGLYADGRNDRSDVCPRNQKCAKSNTCCVFDGSLGKSTRNIDHNDVYMHNGLQRWPVAYIASVIRNIDTFNCFLALAEEANLSVLDITEKMKPFNLLPYAKSYQQSSIRMLCISYLSK; this is encoded by the exons ATGGCGGGTGAAGATTCAATACAAGAGCTAGAACTCTCCTCTCCACCGTGCCTGCACTTTATTGCCGCCTTCCTCGCTATGGAACCCCCCGACATCATCATTTCGTTTGCTAG GGATTGCGGCGGAGGTAAGATCTTGGAGAGAGTACAACGCTTCATTTGGGAACACTGCATCAATAGAACT GATACGAAGCCATTCGCTCCTTACTTGAGAAGTTTTTTGAAGAAGCTTATTGTAGAAATTGAATCGAGTGGTGAAGTTGTTATTGATGAGTTATATGAGAAGTATGTGTATTACATGTCTCTGAAG GACAATGAATCAGTAAAAGGCAATgcaagattttcaaaaaccatttcttttcttttccctaGAG AGTGTTGGGATTTGTCAAGTTGTCCAAAATCTAGGAAGTTGGAAGTTCTGCTGCATTGCTCGGTCAACATGCTTGAAGGAGATACAGG GTGTACAATTTGGCCATCAAGTCTTTTCCTTTCAGAGTTCATACTTTCTTTTCCAGAAGTATTCACAAATAAATCTTGTTTTGAG GTTGGTTCTGGTGTTGGATTAGTTGGCATCTGTCTAGCTCATATAAAAGCCTCCCAG GTGATACTTAGTGATGGTGACTTGTCAACTTTAGCAAATATGAGGCTTAATTTGGAGTCAAACAAGCTTACTACCAGAAATGATTTCTTGGAACATGCAGTAGATTCTAATATG GTGCAATGCTTGCATTTGCCCTGGGAATCTGCAGCTGAAAATGAGCTTCTGCAGATCAAGCCAGATATAGT TTTGGGTGCAGATGTAATTTATGATCCATTGTGTCTACCACATCTTGTTCGAGTCCTAGCTGTTCTTCTGAACCGGGAAGGTTTATACGCTGATGGCAGAAATGACCGCTCTGATGTTTGTCCACGCAATCAGAAATGTGCCAAGAGCAATACCTGCTGCGTGTTTGACGGTTCCTTGGGCAAATCAACAAGAAATATTGATCATAATGATGTGTACATGCACAATGGACTCCAGAGATGGCCCGTTGCTTATATTGCTTCTGTGATTCGCAATATTGATACGTTTAATTGCTTCCTTGCCTTGGCTGAGGAAGCAAATTTATCTGTATTAGACATTACTGAAAAGATGAAGCCATTCAATTTGCTTCCTTATGCAAAGTCATACCAACAATCCAGCATAAGGATGTTATGCATTTCGTATTTGAGTAAGTGA